In Populus alba chromosome 1, ASM523922v2, whole genome shotgun sequence, a single window of DNA contains:
- the LOC118032959 gene encoding selT-like protein: MDRAQILLVGLPLFLLCTDLIHLFTTPPPKHPHHPHPHPRHPHPHPHHPQHHPHPHPQHHHHEQPPVVAHEILEAPTQKPVVGGIGLGSTVKIDFCSSCSYRGNAVTMKRMLETQFPGIDVVLANYPPSLPKRAVAKLVPVFQIGVVGIVLGGEQIFPMLGVRTPPWYYSLRANKFGTIASTWLLGNALQSFLQSSGAFEVYCDDELVFSKLREGRFPGEIELKDIVGRRLANSDISHMLS; the protein is encoded by the exons ATGGATCGAGCACAGATTTTGCTGGTCGGATTACCCCTATTTCTCTTATGCACTGACCTTATCCACCTCTTCACCACACCACCTCCCAAGCACCCCcaccacccccacccccacccccgccacccccacccccacccccaccacCCCCAGcaccacccccacccccacccccagCACCATCACCACGAACAACCACCAGTGGTCGCCCATGAAATCCTAGAAGCTCCAACGCAG AAACCAGTTGTTGGAGGGATTGGTCTTGGAAGCACGGTCAAAATTGACTTTTGCTCTTCTTGCTCTTACAG AGGGAATGCGGTGACGATGAAAAGGATGTTGGAAACGCAGTTTCCAGGGATTGATGTTGTACTTGCAAATTACCCCCCATCCCTTCCGAAGCGGGCGGTAGCCAAATTAGTACCAGTTTTTCAGATAGGAGTTGTGGGGATTGTGTTGGGTGGTGAACAGATTTTTCCGATGCTAGGAGTCAGGACTCCTCCTTGGTATTATTCTTTACGTGCCAATAAATTTGGGACCATTGCATCTACTTGGCTTCTTGGCAATGCATTGCAGTCCTTCCTGCAAAGCTCTGGGGCGTTTGAAGTTTACTGCGATGATGAATTG GTTTTCTCCAAACTGAGGGAGGGCAGATTTCCAGGAGAGATCGAACTAAAAGATATTGTTGGCAGAAGGTTGGCTAACTCTGACATTTCTCATATGTTGTCCTAG